tacagaatgtatatatatacaaaaaaatattccTTTTTTTGCTATTATTTTTAGAGCGGCTATATAATGTCATTTTTCCTATTTCGTGACACTTCGACGAAGCCCAAATATTGAGTGAAAGGGAgaaatttgaatttttgttttcaGGTAAGGATGCACAAAGTAATTTTCCTTTGAAGTTTTAACTTATGAGTGTCAAGTCTTTTTAAATTTGGCTCTTATACCATATGAGACATCTGCCTATTCACTCCAAAATCTTAAGGCAAGCGATGGAGTAGACCAAGACTATTTAAACATTTTTTGAAACTCTTGCACAAACGATGAAGGAGGAATGTTTGCATTTTCTATTATGTGCCAACACGTACTAGATGGTGTTTATGTTAGGCGTTTGTCGTGATTTTTTTATCATATTTGATTTTTCTATCTCTTGATGGAAAAAACAACATATTTACAATAATTTGAGTTTCTTTTTTGTAGAAGCAAATTACAAATTTCTCATATTTGGTTAGtcttttttcttgtaggaaaatgtttagacttctataaattgaggatctttccttctcattcagtagtatccacaatgtagccatatgggtTTGAGTCATGTTTAAGAGGAGAATTTTACGGTGCAAGTGTTAGcatgtcacttgtgtttgcctcttcgtgaggttgttctcttgatattttgtactctcttttattatagtggattgctcatctccgctgTAGACGTAGGTCTGTTGACCGATCCACGCTAAATATTTGTGTcttttttggtatatttctcttttttttgtatgATTTGTCGTTGTTCAGGGTTTGCTTACTAGTTTTCGCATGACTCCTAATTTTTTCGGacctaacaagtggtatcagagcgaggttcaAGACAAGTTCATCTTGGCGGATTTAGTTCTAGTTGTAACCTATTTGACGATAACCATGATTTTTGTTTGATAAATTTGATCGAACTGCTACTCACGTTGAGACAAATTTTACGGTGGATTTTTGGAGATGCTACCTGTTGAATGCTATATGGAGAAGGTTGATCAAATTTATTTTGTGAGAAAATTCAGGCCAAGGGagagaattgttaggtgtttgttatgattttcttaccatatttgatttTCCTATCTCTTGAAGGAAAGAACAATATATTTACTATAATTTGGTTTTCCTTTTTGCAGAAGGAAATCATAAATCtcccatatttggctagtcctttttttGTATGATTTGTCGTTGTTCAAGGTTTTCTTACTAGTTTCCGTATGACATCTGATTTTTTCGTacctaacaagtggtatcaaaGCGAGGTTCAAAATAGGCTCATCTTGGCAGATTTAGTTTTAGCCGCAACCGATTTGACGATAATCATGATTtttgtctgagaaatttgaccggaGTGCTCACGTTGAGACAAACCTTACGGTAGAGATTTGGAGATATAACCTGTTGAAGGTTATATGAAGAAGGTTGATCAAATCtattttgtcagaaaatttaGGTCAAGAGagagaattgttaggtgtttgtcctgattttcttactatatttgattttcctatctcttgaaggaaaggacaacatatttaccataatttGCCTTTCCTGTCTGCAGAAGAAAATTATAAATCtcccatatttggctagtcctttttcttgtaggaaaatgtttggaCTTCAATAAATTGAGGAcccttccttctcattcagtagcatccacaatgtatcCATATGGGGCTTGAGTCAtatttagggggagaactttatggGACAGGttgacgagcgcaaaacacaaTTAATTTATGCTCGCTAATCAAAGATAGTATAgtataatatcgtatccacaAGAATTTGATTTAAACAATATTCTCGTAGTTTCTAGCTTGATTGCTATTCAGGAGGATCAACAGCTGAGATTTAtatcattaataattaaaattaattaataatctAAAGCTATTGACTAGTGACTATCTAGACAAAGAAAAAGCAAATAAAGTTATCAGTGGGAGAAGATAGGGTTTCGACAGGATAGTTGCATGATAATTGTTCGGgatctaactctagataattcacttctaacAAGGTTAAATCAATGGTTCAACTAGCCTCTTTTGATTACTTATACGAATCTATGAACTCAACCAACAATATGatgcaaagatatcacaagttatgcctctcgCGATTACAAGAACTATTGACTATAGATGAAGCAATTAAATCTTCCAAAACGATTTAATATATAAAACAAGAGTTATAATCCACAAACAAtcatcaatacaccaaatccatcaaaccctaaagggaactactccatagacatggagaaattcatcacaaatataattaaagtataGGAAAACATAGATTCGATCCAAATTCGGGTCTTGAGTGAGGAAGgaatgatgaaatccttgtgCTTATGTTCTTACAACTCCTCCTTAGCTTCCTTAGGTCGAAAGTATGCCAAAAGtccagaaaaaatattttttcatgtatttataccaagtaggatcGGGCTCGGATGAAACCCCCCTTTCCTAGCCGAAATAGGAGAATAGCTCTGGGAAAAAATGCACAGGCGCGCCGCGTGGGGCGACGCGCCATGCAGGGTGCTAATGCAGTTTATCAAAGATCAAGAaaagttgttaggcagtagaaaTGTACCATCACGTCGACCCACCGCCTCCCACGCACCGTGGTAGTACAATTTCTTTAGAGCACGACTTAAATCCTGATTTTTAATGTCCAGACTTGGTCCTCGACCCCCGAATACAATTccagcttaattccttgggcttttactgagacttcaaagcttcaaataGCTCAAATTAGCTCCACAACATcaacatagctcggaatcactcctacaaggcataaaacacgcaATAAGTACAAAACACTACCAATTAAAGCTCAAACACAAGTAAAGTAAAGTGAATTACAGTGTAATAAACTACTAAAATACgggattatagcctaccatcaacatCCCACACTTAAAGCATTGCTCATCCTCGAGCAaacaaactacactttatataaacacgattttttttaaaaaaaataactctcctaactcatcacatcaagaatatttaaaatagattaAGCACTCCAACGTAACATCCTtgcctcaagatttgactcaaaaACACCACGTATTTTTCAAAACctgctcacttactctaacatagaggtcaacgACATTACCTTTTCTTCATGAATCAAGTTCCCTCACATAAtaatagagagtagttccacacataataaaattcaagaacaattagaaactcaagatagaaagaattcactcactctcagaagtAACATTCCTATGTCAGAATAgacgtaccataggcttgcccgtagtgtactactctactaattgagctcattcagtcCAGGATCAAGtaagactttatttggttgtaatgtaggctgcgggatgggtaggatacatttggatatagtgactacaCCTTCCTAAGCATTTAATACATACAATTAACCATTCAAAACCCCAcgcttatgtcaaaccataattTCACATTCACATCAATATACGTCAACTCCCAACTTCTTTAAGCATAAATACATCAAAAGTTACcactatcaaggaatattttCGCAATAATACAactagtttttcttttctttttcaattcaagtggctcttaatTTTTCAAAACAATGCACCTTTCTCCTATTTCAATAGTTCCACACAAAATCCTAACCAACCGCCCACACTTTACTTTTACAAAGTTCAAAATAAATTCAAGTGCTCAAGAgaggtaaaaagttaaaatagatgttcaatccaaacaaatgggtaaggttTGAAACGTGGTTACCAAAGAAATAAGATTACAGGCTTAAAGGGGTTAACTGCAATACATAACAATTGTGTGGGTAAAAGCATATAATTGggtcaacaaagaaacgcctatattaCTTTCAAGACTAAATAAAACTACTATCCGCTTTGTAAATACACGggacaagttctagacatcaaaagcaatgcataaaataatataaaacctCACACACACCTgtcacataactcactcaggatcggactcatcaagacactctagtgaAAGCATTTACGCAAAGTTAAGAACATACCATTTAAGGTATTTATGCACGAGTCATAAATTGAGCCTAAACGTCACAACTAAAacactcactattctcaaggtataataaagtcaagagatattccCTTCATTTCAAATCATAGCACAAGACTTTCTACTCCTacaaaaaattctaaaaataataacTACACCCAGTTCAACAAAACCATTGGAAAAGAatcgcggcacaaagaaaaaccaagggcgAATTGTTGCACGACCTaggaaaacaaaatatttttcttcgactttaatccctcaagaagaCAGTCGAGGAAATCTATCGTtgggaaaattcaaaaaaatttcaATCAAAAGAAACGATACTATTAAAAAcgcacatatacatatatacattccCTATCCCACACTTTAAattatggcatgtccccatgacaCACAAATAAAAAGTAAGAGGTAAAGGAAACTTCCTTGATTCATCTAGTGGGGATCTGATTCGAAGTCGGAATCTCCTTTGCACGCCTAACCCAATGCACATATCCATGCTGAGATCTTCTTTTCCACCTTGTTAGGGTATACCCCACACTTATCAGCTTCACTTTTTCCGAATTGCTCTTTAAGGgcatccctttctccttcaatTTTGAAGATCACCTTTGCATCCCCCACTCTGAGCATGAGCTGCCTTTCCTGAATATTTATAATTGCTCTGCCCATagccaagaatggtcttcctaaAATTAGAGGGACCTCTATATTCTCTTCCATGTTAAGCACAGTGAAATCCACATGGAACACAAATTTGTCTACCCGAACCAACACATCTTCAACAATTCTTTCAGGTAAGATGCTGGTCTGATCCGCCAACTGCAATGACACAATTATCGACCTTATTTCTCCAATCTCACCCTCCAATTTTCTGTAAATAGACAAAGACATAAGATTAATAGTGTCACAACCAAAAACCTGATtattcgtgatggcacctaacctaacccgctaggtaagccgaTTAACAACTATCCATTTTAATGAGATTCATTAAGAAGAGAAATGATAATGCAATTGAACTATTATACGAAGAATTCCCAAagattggtagtacaaatcatgagcttctaagatttagagttaacaaagctgatatgaagtaaatacatcacCTGCTTGAAATATATATGAACAGATTAaaattctaaagctaccaaggacaaAAGGCAGCTATAACCggaacgcaggtacatcttcaaatatAGCTCCCGCCATACccagcaacatcaacatccaatatttgcacgcaaggtgcagaagtgtagtatgagtacaaccgatcccatgtactcaataaataacaaacctaaccttaggttgaagtagtgacgagctgggacAAAGAACATAGTCCAACTCTAATAACCAGTAATAGTTCACATTAATATAAATAAGATGGTACAAGAAATAACTCAAAGATATGATGCTCAACTCGTTCACAGTTACTGCAAATACACATGTTTTCCAAGTATAACAATAAATCCCAATCTTTCAccgaaaaaacaaaaaatatgagtaagtttgaaaactgtgatTCTCTCAAAAGCAACgaatattttttttacaaatacAAAGAAAACACCATTCACCTTCATAGCagcaagttcaaagttcaaattgcaggtcagtcatcctttttgttcctctatgtagaaaattttatttttttcgacTCAAATTACTTGTGCTTCAAAGTAGCGTATAATagattgttttgactagttttTTGTGGGGATGAAGCAAatctacatatatatttttcacatatttattgttttcttcaaattttattgaattttacatatttataaatatttactgtaattatattattttataaaatattaaaattaaatatctatgggGCTTACACCTCGCTGAGGCATATGTAAAACGCATCGCCTTACACCCACGTCTTTTAATACACttctcggaatcactcctacaaggcataaaacacacaataagtGCAAAACACCATCAATTAAAGCTCAAACACAAGTAAAGTGcaataaattagagtgtaataagcgactaaaatacgggATTAAGACTACCAttacaagtgttagtgtgtctcttgtgtttgcctcttcgtgaggttgttctctcgattttttgtactctcttttagaTAGTGAATTGCTTATCTCCGCCATGGACGTAGGTCAATTGGTCGAACCACGTTAAGTCTCTTTTagtatatttctcttttgttattTGATTTATCGTTGTTCAAGGTTTTCTTTGGTAGTTTCGGCATGACACCTAATTTTTCGATCCTAACTATTTAGTGTTTACACTTGATTTTGATTTAATTTTGTTCAAAAAAACATTTGAAGTTGTACGTTCGAACTTTTACGCGACAAACTATTTACATCCGATAGCTGTAAAAATGTATAATTTTTGTGTGTATATATTTTTTTCGATACTTGTATAATTTTTACCGGCTATTATTTTCAGAGCAACTATACAATATCATTTTCCCTATATTTTTAGGTCCAAATGCCGATTGATTTTGTTTTTTCCAAGTCGAACATACCTACTATGCTAATAGTAACAAGTATTTTCATGATAGTCGTACAGTAGCAATATAAGTAGGCGTTTGGATATgaatttcacttttttttaatttgaaattttactaaaatttgaattgaagaTAAAGTTGTGTTTTGCTATAATTTGTAACATATTTGGATGTCTTTTTTTCAACATTTTTTGCTACTAAAAATTAGCAACCTTCCCATTTTCAATTGAAAAACTGGTGAGTCAAATTTAAAAATGTATTTTCAAGTGAGATTGGAAAAATTGTAAGATTTTAATAACCAAACAgtattttaacaaaaaaaaaaaaaattaaaaacaaaaattttcttatgtccaaatgGGCTCTCTAAGTTTGTGGCTTTAGCAATAATGAATTTGCAAACTGTTAGTGATGGTAATTGTGCAGTCTATACTCTATATATGAGACATGAAAGTTAATTTTTGTATTACAAAAAAGTAAACCAATAAAGTTAAATTTAGTCAAGTCAAGTAAACATAAAGGGCAAACAGAAAGTCAGTCGAGGAAACGCAGCAAGCCATTAGCTTTATGTGAAACTATTTAGTCAGAACTCAGAAGTCTAGTCGTGCATCCACCTTCCACGCAAGTTCTTTATTTGAATAGCCAAGAATTCACCTTAATATTACCTATTTAAATTTGCTCAGTTTTCTTCACCCCTCCACATTTCTTACTCACTAACCTTCGCATTTTTACAAACATGGCCACCAATATGATCATCAAGCTCATCTTTCTTTCTCTTTGCATTTTCACAATtttcatctcttcttcttctgCCATTTCCTCATGCAACGGCCCTTGTCAAACCTTGGACGATTGTGACGGCCAACTTATATGCATAAGAGGAAAATGCAACGATGACCCTGATGTTGGTACAAACATTTGTAACAACTCTCCTCCTGATCCCAACAATTGCCAGCCATCTGGTCAAGTCAATTGCCACGGAACTCATCCTATATACCGGTGTTCGCCTCCTGTCACAGGCTCCACCTCCGCCAAACTTACCCTTAACGATTTCAGTGAAGGCGGAGATGGTGGCGGACCATCAAAATGTGATGATCAATATCATGATAATAATGAAAGAATAGTAGCATTGTCTACTGGTTGGTACGCTGGAGGTTCAAGATGTGGAAAAATGATACGTATTAGGGCAAATAATGGGAAGAGTGTAACGGCTAAAGTTGTGGATGGATGTGACTCAACTACTGGTTGTGATGCTGAACATGGTTATCAGAGACCGTGTAAATATAACATAGTGGATGCTTCAGTTGCTGTGTGGAGAGACTTGGGGTTAGATACAGATACGGGTGTAGTTCCTATTACTTGGTCCGTGGCTTAGGATATAGTACAAGTACTTGAATAAACGTGTCATCTTACATGTAACAAGATGGACATTAGAGTGATCAATTAGCTATGACATAATAATCTAAATTATGTGTAATTCCAAGAAAACTTTGGTGATATTAAGCAAAACAATATCCTAGTTTATTATTAATTCTATGAACGAGCTAGCGTTAACAGTGAGCGATAAATCAgaataatctaaaaattaaagcAAATATGGTCGTAACTCGATCGAGTACTCCCGCAGAAACATGTGCAAATCAGGATCTTTAATTTGAACGAAAAGTTTTCCTaagtaattctttttttttttgttgtgattgatgaaaatattttgttttatcgGTCCTTGTCCGGACCTCACTTACACCGTTATAtcgaatttgttgttgttgttgttagtccCCGTGGAAATATATTGAAGTCAAATCCTACTTATTAGGTTTAACATATTTAAAAAGCCTAAATAACAGGGACAAGATATAGTTTTGCTCTGAGATCTTGTTTTTGTTTTCATATAGTAATACTTTTTCTTTAACATAAAGTATATTACTGTTATTGAAATCTGTATTGCTGTAAAAAATCtgaaaaacagaaacaaaaagTTAGTAGAACTAGAACGTCAAAATATATTCTAGAAATAGTATagtaatttcaaaataaattctgaaaaatagtATATGAACAAATTGAGCCCATTGAAtacacagtgtgtccttaaggaaattattcccctcaagtacccgaggttttggaatatatcctcccaggatagaacgatttaactcaccaGTGTATCGGTACCAAAAGCGCAGATGAACAGCGAACCACTAGAAGGCTGTAAAACACACTGGAAtttttgtgcagaagaagaagaagattatcaGAAAATTTCGTAAGCAAATGTTCTGGGATTTGAAGGAATATTTATAGCCAATTtgtttctgaaaaggtttgcaacctttTAGAACAACATAGCTGTTGGAGCAGGTTTGACATTGTTTCAGAACAACCATAACTGTTGGAAATATCGCGGAAAAATTAAACGGATTTAAAATAATTCGGGAAAGAAAAAATGGACTAGACCGTACTGGGTCGCGGGTCATGCGTGATTTGAATTTtcgttaattaattttaattaattaattaaatatttgaaaagaattttgtccaaaaagattaatcaatcaatctttgaccaaatccaaatccaaatccaaatccaaatccgaagccgaagacGAAGACGAAGccaagccgagcgagcgacgacgacgacggcgtgggccttgccttcttcttagctctttaagagctacaagatgagcttctctatatatatacaaagattttctttccttctacgaATGAGGGTCAAAGTGCATTAGTAAAGTGAACTCATTCAAAATTCACTTCCCTCCATTTCTTTTcccaccattttccattcacacttcttttgttattaataacaaaattcaacaatcccccacatgaatggggaatggctataaacTTAAAGGAATGCACAGACGTGTGTGTGTTTCACatgcaagaattaattgcatctggataagtaggtttccctttgaactttccgtagtgaacttatatcggttatactcgatcaatcggtagatttgacaTCTTTGAACCATCGAGCTTtgttgtatacctagacaacataagtcacacaatcaatccttaTCCATCTATGGTTCTCAtggttgtgttcgtttcagccatgaacaccgcctggtttcatgagtgcttagagaatgggcctttactttcattctccttgaagcggcttacacttcacacttacataggtgattcctaaacgtgtaatcctaaAGACACACTGTCTGGTCATATCCCGCCAGATTTAGCAAATTattaaaaagctttaagctttattgactcatcaaaaagccttaatgctttacctCGTttttgaacattgtcttcatcacgagaatgagttgagttagttgacaatgttgaaccgtcattcataacttgtttgatctctttgaacctaGCTCTTGGGATCTCTAGTCTACTAAGTAGAGTTACCACCATGATGACTTGTCCTAGGCCTTTAACCCCATTCCCTTTGATGATCTTTCAACTGCCTCTAtagataggccttttgtaagtggatccacCACGTAATCTCTTGACTTTATGTAGTAAATTGTGATAACATCACCAGAGAGTAGTTTTCTAATGGTATTGTGTCTCCGTCTAATATGACGAGattttccgttatacataacgctccctgccctACCTATTGCCgtttgactatcacaatgtatacaaATAGGTGCCAAAGGTTTGGGCTAAAATgaaatatcttccaagaaatttcggAGCTTGTAGAATGGGCGATGCACGTTTATTTGGATGATTTCCAAGACACTACTCCACCCCCAATTATGAAAAAATATCCACTCATGGCTTTAACTTCAGATTAtctggtgatccaatttgcatcactatatccctcGATCACGTAAGTATATTTGTTATAATGCAAAGCATAATTTTGAGTATGTTTcagatatcccaaaactcgtttcattgccatccaatgtatTTGATTGGGATTACTTATAAACCGACTCAGTTTGCTAATAGCACATGCTATATTTGGTCGCatacaattcatgatatacatcaaacttcccaatactcttgcatagtccagttgtgagtcactttcaccttcattcttttgaagtgcataactcacgtcaattggagtcttggcAATTTTAAAATCCAAATACTTGAACTTGTCAAGTACCTTTTCGACGTAGTGAGACTGTGATAATGCTAGACCTTGTGGAGTTTTGTGAATTCTGATTCCTAAGATCACAtcagcaactcctaagtctttcatgtcGAATTTGCTAGCCAACATGCATTTTGTAGCATTTATATCTGTCATACTTTTGCTCATTATcaacatgtcatcaacatataaacaaacaatgactTCATGACCTGGAGTGtttttaatgtaaacacatttgtcACACTCGTTGATTTTAAATCTATTtgccaacattgtttggtcaaattttgcatgtcattatttgggtgcttgtttaagtccataaagCGATTTAACAAGTTTgcacactttcttttctttaccagGAACCACAAAACCCTCAGGCTGTTCCATGTAAATCTCTTCCTCCAATTCTCCATTTAAGAAagctgttttaacatccatttgatggatttcaagaccatacacaaCTGCTAGTGCCACTAACACCCTAATAGATGTTATCCTTGTTACTGGAGAATAAGTGTCAAAATAATCAAGACCTTCCTTTTGTCTAtaacctttgacaacaagtcttgccttatatttgtcaatagtaccatcaaCTTTAATTTTTCGTTTAAAGATCCATTTCGAACCTAAAAGCTTATTTcccggaggaagatcaaccaattcccatgtatggttatccaaaattgattgaatctcactattgactgcctctttccaaaacaCTGAATTAGAAGACGATATAGTTGCTTTAaaagtttgaggctcattttcaagcaaaaatgtcataaaatctggtccaaaggaagtagatgttctttgacgtttaccaCGCCTTGGATCTTCTATACATGGAGTATTTTCCTTTGGTTCTTCCCGAGGTCATTTAGGTCTTTCACTTAACGACTCACATTCAGTTTTATACGGATAAATGCTTTCAAAGAATTTAGCATTATCCGATTCCATTACCATATTAACATAAATCTCGGGATTATAGGAACTTGTACCTTTGCTtgacacccccacactttg
The Nicotiana sylvestris chromosome 11, ASM39365v2, whole genome shotgun sequence DNA segment above includes these coding regions:
- the LOC104210554 gene encoding kiwellin-like, with the protein product MATNMIIKLIFLSLCIFTIFISSSSAISSCNGPCQTLDDCDGQLICIRGKCNDDPDVGTNICNNSPPDPNNCQPSGQVNCHGTHPIYRCSPPVTGSTSAKLTLNDFSEGGDGGGPSKCDDQYHDNNERIVALSTGWYAGGSRCGKMIRIRANNGKSVTAKVVDGCDSTTGCDAEHGYQRPCKYNIVDASVAVWRDLGLDTDTGVVPITWSVA